In Symmachiella dynata, the following are encoded in one genomic region:
- a CDS encoding elongation factor G → MSNHQVADLRNVALVGHGAVGKTTLADLMLFKAGVGKRAGSVDDGSSVLDIDEEEKHCKHSVSSGMVHFDHAGKRINVFDTPGYPDFIGQAIGVLQAVETALIVVSASSGVQVNTRRMFNEAGKAGLARAVVINKMDSENIQFEELLDGIQQTFGAQCVPLNLPVGLGHDFSGVVSTLSVPSEVPAGTVMDPTEINQQVMDAIVEADEALMERFLEGEKLAPEEISAGLSKAIAAGTLIPVFCVSAKNDIGVSELMDGLAASALPPTAITRTALNAEGEEVPLTVSADGPFVALVFKTRIDPFVSKMSYLKIYSGSLHKDTSVHSANLDKSLKIGHLLDVQGGQQEAVDSAAAGDIVVVVKMDDLHVGDTLNDGKSGLSMPPIKFPTPMIELAAEPKSRSDQQKISGALQKVDEEDQTFLLRRDSQTKELVIQGMSELHLQIVLERLLVRDKVEVVTHQPKIPYRETVNGEAEGSYRHKKQSGGSGQFGEVHCRVSPCPHDIDPEEYFNKTRFLNMREYHYDPDLNYAFVDRISGGSIPNQFIPAVEKGIRERMERGVLAGYQVQDVVVELFFGKDHPVDSNETAFKMAGSLCFRNLFQEAKPSLLEPIVHVEITIPDENLGDITSDLNGRRGRVEGMDTAPGGYQVIIAHAPLSEMMTYARTLSSMTSGQGSFTMELSHYDMVPPNEQAKIIAAAKKGDDEDE, encoded by the coding sequence ATGTCCAATCATCAAGTCGCAGATCTTCGCAATGTAGCACTCGTGGGCCACGGAGCTGTCGGGAAAACGACACTGGCCGATCTGATGTTGTTCAAAGCCGGCGTCGGGAAACGAGCCGGGTCCGTCGACGACGGATCGAGCGTCTTGGACATCGACGAAGAAGAAAAGCATTGCAAGCACTCCGTTTCCTCGGGCATGGTGCACTTCGATCACGCTGGTAAACGGATCAACGTATTCGACACGCCGGGCTACCCCGATTTCATCGGTCAGGCCATCGGCGTACTGCAAGCCGTCGAAACCGCTCTGATTGTGGTCAGCGCCAGCTCCGGCGTGCAGGTGAATACGCGGCGGATGTTCAACGAAGCGGGCAAAGCCGGTCTGGCGCGCGCTGTCGTGATCAATAAGATGGATTCCGAAAATATCCAATTCGAGGAACTCCTCGATGGCATACAGCAAACGTTCGGTGCGCAATGCGTTCCCCTGAACCTGCCGGTTGGGTTAGGCCATGATTTCAGCGGTGTGGTTAGCACGCTCTCTGTGCCCAGTGAAGTCCCCGCCGGGACTGTGATGGATCCCACGGAAATCAATCAGCAAGTGATGGATGCCATTGTCGAAGCCGACGAGGCATTGATGGAGCGGTTTCTGGAAGGCGAGAAACTCGCCCCCGAAGAAATCAGCGCCGGTCTGTCCAAAGCCATTGCCGCCGGCACGTTGATTCCCGTCTTTTGCGTCAGTGCTAAAAACGATATCGGTGTGAGCGAATTGATGGACGGTCTCGCCGCCTCGGCGCTGCCTCCCACAGCCATCACCCGCACAGCGCTCAATGCCGAGGGCGAAGAAGTCCCGCTGACCGTTTCTGCGGACGGCCCTTTTGTCGCGCTGGTCTTCAAAACGCGCATCGACCCGTTTGTCTCTAAGATGAGCTATTTGAAGATCTACTCCGGGTCGCTACACAAGGATACGTCGGTGCATAGCGCCAACTTGGACAAGTCGCTCAAAATCGGTCATCTGCTAGATGTCCAGGGAGGCCAACAAGAGGCAGTCGACTCTGCTGCGGCCGGTGATATCGTTGTTGTTGTCAAAATGGACGACCTGCACGTCGGCGATACACTCAATGACGGCAAATCCGGCCTGTCGATGCCCCCCATCAAATTCCCCACGCCCATGATCGAATTGGCGGCGGAGCCGAAAAGCCGCTCCGACCAACAGAAGATTTCCGGCGCGCTGCAGAAGGTCGACGAAGAAGACCAAACCTTCCTGCTCCGCCGCGATTCCCAAACCAAGGAACTGGTCATCCAAGGCATGAGCGAACTGCATTTGCAGATCGTGTTGGAGCGGTTGCTCGTACGCGACAAAGTGGAAGTCGTGACCCACCAACCGAAAATTCCCTATCGCGAAACCGTCAACGGCGAGGCCGAAGGCAGCTATCGGCACAAAAAACAATCAGGCGGTTCCGGTCAATTCGGCGAAGTGCACTGCCGTGTCTCCCCCTGTCCGCACGATATTGATCCCGAAGAATACTTCAATAAAACGCGGTTCCTCAACATGCGGGAGTACCACTACGATCCCGATCTGAACTATGCCTTCGTTGACCGTATCTCGGGCGGTTCGATTCCCAACCAATTCATCCCCGCTGTCGAAAAGGGCATCCGGGAACGAATGGAGCGGGGGGTGCTTGCCGGATATCAAGTGCAGGATGTCGTCGTGGAATTGTTCTTCGGCAAAGACCATCCTGTGGACAGCAACGAAACGGCCTTCAAAATGGCCGGCAGCCTCTGCTTTCGCAACCTGTTCCAAGAGGCCAAACCCTCTCTGTTGGAACCGATTGTGCATGTCGAAATCACCATTCCCGACGAAAACCTGGGCGACATCACCAGCGACCTCAACGGCCGCCGCGGCCGCGTCGAAGGCATGGACACCGCCCCGGGCGGGTATCAAGTGATCATCGCCCACGCTCCGCTGTCAGAAATGATGACCTACGCCCGCACACTCTCCAGCATGACCAGCGGCCAAGGCTCCTTCACCATGGAACTAAGCCACTACGACATGGTCCCCCCCAACGAACAAGCCAAAATCATCGCCGCCGCGAAGAAGGGGGACGACGAGGACGAATAA